Part of the Xiphophorus couchianus chromosome 2, X_couchianus-1.0, whole genome shotgun sequence genome, TGGAAATCCtgcttttataaaataacacTTATCTAGACCtccaataaatgtttttgttttcttacaaatGTAAGAATTTGATTATTATACTCTACTTTTGACTCTAAATAAGCAGTGATAATAATTCTtaggaaaaaatgtatttttcctggGTTTGTTTTCAAATAGGTTAAgatatagttttgtttttaactataATTGCATTGTAGGGACCTCCATATTTTTCCGTTTCTTTAAAACACTCCAgacacaaatttaaattaaagaaatgttttgttttgttttttatttcaaattgtcatttattaaacataCTGATCAGTTAATATCGAAAGTTCAGGATTTTAGCGAAATTACAAAAGTTTCTTAAAAGACTTCATATGAACAAGCTGTAAAATAAGTGTTGCCACAAGAGGGCGCCACAATTCAACCTTTAAACATAAACATCCTTGATTGTTTTCCAGTCAGAAAATAAGAATTTCACAGTGTCAACTATGATTAGTTATTGCAGTATAtttataggattttttttcacagacaaaAGAATTAAGATCATATGACTAAggcttaaaaatataaaatcagtaaAAGGAAGCTTACCAATGTTCTTACTCAGCAGGATGTCTAAACATACCCAAgacatttagcttttttgttcatttatatcATTAGAAATTCCAGTGTATaacaaatttaaacatgtttttttttgttttgctttcaggaAGGAAGCTTTGGATTATAAACCATTTGATCATAAGTGCAGGTTTGCATGCAGAAACACTGAGATGCAGCTTCTCTCCTCCTCTGATTCCAAGCTTATTGCATGAACATGCCGCCCCTTCTTCAGGTTTGAACACGTTTGTTCATCAACAGCCAGAAAAGTCCCACAGACATTGCCCTAGACCATGCTGCTGTTGTTGAGCTTGGTCCACTCAAAGATGTCCTGCTCACACACAATGTCTGAGTTGATGAGAAGGTAGCGATCCCCGACGCAGAAGTGCTTCTGGCAGGCGGCGCACTTAAAGCACTCGAGGTGGTAAACCTTGTCCCTCACGCGCATCGTCATCTCAAACGCCCGGATCCTCTTTTCGCAGGAGGCGCAGAGACCGTCCTGACCGAAGAGCCTGGGAGGTAGAGACAGAATCAGAACGTTAGTGAAGAAAGAAGACGACTTTCATTCAGTCGTCGTTCGGATCGGTCACATCTTTCAGTTCTTTCAGTGATTGTTTGTGGCCGTTCAAGAATTatacaaatgtgtttattaaacCAGTTTTCATGCattagaaatcatttattacaACACATATTATTCATCTTTCTATAATCAAACTTTAAGCAGAACCATGTTTGTCCAGATACTTTTAATGAAAGTGCAGTAATGGACTTTTCTGCAcccaaataaactttaatttcattcattaaatttGGCTAAACATATCAAGCATTTTGAAAGTAAATGATCCAAATGCTGTTCTTATAACTGAGAATAAATGTGTTCAGTCAGTCctaaaagaatttttaaaaatggttcttttcatttaatacaacaaaagtgaaaaatccTTGCTATGTTTTGTAATTATGATTCGCTGATTGTGGCCCacgtgacaaaaagtttgggtCTGGTGATTCGATTTGactcagaaattatttttgatttggaaacccatttttctattcaaacattccagagattctgtttaaattatgactgacaagaggaaaacaatttatttaaaacaattctgtatGCAATCACTTTAGTTTATGTTTAAGCATAAGTAGGTTTGTGCATAAAATCTTGTTACTAAAATTGTTAGGTTAATTTAGTTgctaaacttttttaaaaaatcaaagatttattcaaaataaataaatcactgtgGCAGTGTGGACGTAAAATGCGATTTTTGAATCAATTCAGAGTTCTCAGGACAAAGAATTGTGATTCAGTATATCaatgtttttctgcaacacTATTTCAACACGTTTCCATAGAAACGTGGAACACGTCACGCCGTCGTCACCTGAGATAATCCCGCCGACATAATTTTCTTCCCAGCTTGTAGTAGAGCCTGCGGCCGACCTCTCCCAGCCGACAGCCGCACAGGTCGCAGCTCAGGCAGTCTTCGTGCCAGTACTGATCGATGgccttcaggaagaaccggtcGCCGATGCTCTGCTGGCAGCCGCCACACGTCAGCAGCGACGGCGGCATCTGGAGGACCTCGTCCACCGGCTCCCTGAACCCGAAGTTAACAACCAGTTAGAAAATGATTGGGGTTTTTTCATACAGAGGTGAGCAGATCGATTCAAAATATCGATAATATCGGTACCAAGTCAGTATCGGAGCAATACTAGTATGGTAAGATTGAttgtttaatttcagattttaattttgtgctgtagtttctcaactcgacttcaaaaaagattttgttttgattttctctgaagtgctcattttttttacacaaattagttttgttgggtttttgtttctttttatcttaacatgttattaaagtattttatggtttaaatcatttttgctaTAAGAAAAAGATgggcttttctttttgctaaaataacCACTTTTGGCAATAAATGACTTGTGCCATTATTGTAGGAAGGTGATAATATGCAAATTAAGCAGCTGCAAAGGGCCACCCACACCACTAGAGGGCTCTCAAGAGCACCAAACCAGCatgataaaaatacatattttttcaaagtaacatTTAGTAGTACTAACTAAATGCTATCACATATGGAAAATTGAtttctaaatcatttttattaacgCCACTGCTggggaaatataaaatattgaatttgttaatctgtttactgtaaattcagTGCCTGTTACATccaaattgctaaaataatatgGCACAACTCTCCAAATTAATTACTGTTAGTTTGCTACTCCTGTAAGGTTAGTATCAGTAGCTATAATAAAATCAGTATGATGTATGCTAATTACAAATTTCGCTAATGATAGTAGGCATGTTACACACATAAAGTAGATTAAATGAGGgagataaattaaaatcttcttAGGGTCCCAAAAAGGCTTGCACCGGCCctgactgtaaatgttttaagagGAATACAAGATTATAACATTTGTTGATCTAAATGTGCTTTggtttatttggtttatttttgaactCACAAAATAATATTCTCCTATATTCTTTATTTAAGATTGTAACCTTTTCTGTTATTAATGTTGCTGCTACAGGTCATGTGGGActactttaacaaaaaaaatattgtgttaaatgccaggaaaaaaaattcctgaTTAAAAACCGACCTGTTTAGAagtgcttttgaaacataaatgaaacaataattaaCATTATGATGTGTAACGATGGCACTTGACCAAATGTGATGCTTCagttgttggtttttgtgttgtaaCTTTGAACTggcatgttgctgaaatgtactatACAGTTAAACTTTATTGATTGAAAACTGTagtctttaattaaaaataatattgatcCTTAAACTCCTTGACATCGACCTGATTATTACTGTGTAATAAAGAGCTGTTCTCTTGCCTAAAGCCGTGTTTAGTTGTTCGGGTAGTTTCGATGTTATTTTTGAATATCTACACAATGAGTCGCAGATCATGTGATTTTAAATCATAAAGCATGTACTCACTCATTGGCCTCCAGTGTTTTCCTCTCTATAGTAGATGCCATTCTTGCAGAAGCTTCAGATCTGAGCGGATCTGAGTCCACAACCTGCAGGCGGGCGCACTGCACCTGCTCCTGCTCTCTAATGTgtaggtttgttttttctcttcgtctcaaataaacaaaaattaaaatcccACACGATTCGGTCGCAGATGATATTTTCCTTCAAGCAGCTCAGCGCTGATGGAGGACGCTGTCACCGTTTCCTGAGGCGACAACCTGCGGTGACACCTCCATGCCTTTCCTGTCCTGCGGCGGCTTCACTGACGGCCAACACGCCGAGAATCTGATCCGATCAGCGGGCAACTCCTGCGGATCGACCGCAGATCTGCTCTCCGCATGTAGCCCCTGGCATGCCTCCTTGCACGGCGTGTTTAAATAACATCGGACCCGCTCCCTCCCCCGCCCCTCTCGCCTCTTCCTGTTCACGACCGCTTTGACAATGGGGGGAAATGGGTCTTAAAGCGACAGCTAAAAACGGCGAGCAGGGCAGGCGGCGGCCGCGCAGCTGCGTCGTGACTGAAACTAACGAGTCCATTGGAAAGTTCGCCTCCAGAAGAGCTGATGGCTCACAAGATAAAGACTGGGCTGGTATCATTAGCTCAACACCACTGTGTTACCCCCGTGATAATTAGCAGACTCAAGATGAAACGAAAAGAGTAAATAGAGGAGCTTGGACTTAACCAAATTGTGACGTTTGCAAGGTTAATTGTGTAATTATTACCTTACAATAAATTTCCTGTCAATCTAAAGTAATATGGTTACTTACCTTCCTTGATTATAAGGAATTTCTACATTTACAGAATCCAAAGTTATAGATTACTTAATTTTAGGGATGCAATGATAATTTGGGCCAATatctaatattaatattgctgttagGGCTGATAggaaatatttaccaatatattTCACCATTTCGACATCCAAccagaaacagaataaaaataaatattggttgttCATATCGGGCCAGTTTTAGTTATTGGACTGATACCGATGTGAAAAATTACTAATATCGTCCGATACCGATGTTGGTGCCGATATATCGTGCATCCctacttaattttttaaataccaaataTAGTTACATATGTTTTCTGCTGGATGATTTTTTATCCACATTGATTACTTGATtgatattaaaatatcaatcaatcaagctgcagagaaacctttaaaagtttctttgcaGCTTTAAGAAAGTTCTCCAGGTTCCAGATTCTGGATCCTGGTTCTgagttttcttttagttttatcaCATCTACCTCTAAGGTGTGACATTAGTGCCAAATTTAAGACGATCCACATAAATGTGAGTGAGGGGCTGATCTCTTCTCATTCACTGGGAACATTGGTAGAGTTCGTGGCatcaaaaactatttaaaacaccagaacattttacattaaaaaaaccaacCAGGCTAACAGAAAAAGGATTGTCATTGGGTCGTTCAACATGCCAATGAtccaaaatgcattaaagtgtcaATTCACTATTATAGAGTcaaaatctttccaagtatttttggtctagtttctggtgcaaatatcttagttcacttgaaatgagacaaaactaacttacaaataacctttaagcaaggatatgagcttgttttaactcaataatttcttaacattgatgaaaaattacttggtccgttgacagattatttcacttataatatgggtAAAATGTCTTgatacaagtgaaataatctcccaatgGAGCAAGTactttcatcaatattaacaagctcctatgtcttgtttaaagttatttgcaagttagttttgtcttaattcaggAGAACTTGaacagaaactagaccaaaaatacttggccaGATTTTGGGATTTGGCAGTGCTGTCTTTCACGTTCAGCAGAGACCAAAGAAATGGTGGGATAACCAGGAGGGAAGTGAGCGTTTTAATGTGTCTTTCCTTTTCCCGGGGTTTAAACTTGTAATATAAGGCAGCATTATGTTGTAACATATTCTGAAAAATGATCTCCTAGaatttttcctttacaaatcTATATTTTTGGCTGTGTTCTTCCACACTTTCCTTTTCAAACCGGAGCTCCAGTGGGCCTTTGTCTTATCTGCTGCCAGCACTTCAGGCCTGCCTGCAGGAGGGACGGACGCAGACAGCAGTTGGGCTGGGGAGAGAGATAAAGCAACTCGGCTCCAGCGGCCAGTAGCAGAGCAGGGAGAAATCGAAGGTATAAACTCTCGATGTAGACTGAAAGCTTCTCCAGGCTGCCCTGCTGCTGGATTTTGTAGGCTGACTGGACACACACCAAAACCCAGAAGCAAGGTGAGCATGGCGGGGCTGGGTGCCAGGTACAGGCAGCACAGCGGCTTGACGAGGATAAAACTCCAGACTACAAATCCCTCAAATGGAGAAACGGTTTttgcagattcatcctttgtgtttgtataaCAAGGCAGCTCAGCGGATGGGTCATAGAGGAGTTTGTTGTACAAACTTTGTCCTTTTAAGGGTTTTAAATATGACTGATAAATCATCTCAGCAAACTGAACAGCtgactaaattaaaaatgatgacaTAAGCCAATAATTAAGTGAAAGAAATATTATACATCACTTTACCaattttataaataacattttgaaaattgtgACATGCCTTTCGAATctgatacctctaaataaaatccagtgacaacttctttcctttttttaataataaaggtGAAGCCCAACAGATTTACATTACAGTGATGTTCCAccattatatatatactgtgtatatatatatcagagacctatatatttgtcaaaatgacaaattcaGTTGTCTTTTGGTCGTAAGTTacaacttttcttttactttcatcATCTGGGTTTacatttcttctgctttctgtCTTGCTCAGCTTGCTTTTTGATTTTATCTGTTGGATTTAACACATTATAGCATTTAATTTTCATCCCGCTCCCTGTGTCCATCACCTTCCTGTGtaaagtttgattttgtttttgtttttttcactcttgTGATGTGACACtgacacacatttttatgttttctgtgagCCAATACACTTATATTCCAGGccaaattctgtgttttttcaactgttttagtgATTCACCATTGGAGagctggaagagaaaaaaaaaaaaaaaaaaacagagtgaaaGTGAGAGCAGGCAAGACACAAATCATCCAGTACTTCCTGTAGAGTTGACTGTGAAAAGGATGTGCATATGCAGAGAGGATGCTTTCCTGGGGGGTGGCGGCTCTATTGCAATCACTTCCTACCTCCCAACATGCACGATGGCACCTTGTCATCATTTCACAGTTGGACAGGCGAAGTCCAGATGTGCCTGCATGATAGAACGGCCTTAAAACTCCAACTGGATGTCATTGAGCGATAAAACCCTTATCTTCAGCAAAAAGCTACCAAAAGGTCACCAGTAAGAAACTTTACTTTACCAGAGGCTCGACATTCACACCGTAATTTGTTCTAATAGgagctgtattttttaaagtgttactttaaaaagaatgaTCATGTTGGAAGTGACGCCATCATGTCCAGCTTCCTGTTAACTAAacttacataaattattttagatttccacaatttgaaatctaaaataaaacttatacTAACATTTTTGGAGAATTCACAGTATATGTCCATCTTCATAAAAGTTCTCATTCACAACAGGGTTGATTAGGAcgttgtttttattcctttctttGACAGCATGAACTCTGTTACAGCATTAACAAAGCCAACCGCTTCCTGTCTGGACTGAAGTGTGAAAATAACTGGCTGCTCTTTCAGTGATCTTCTTGAACCAactaaattgtaaaaatgttctcttgttcatcaaaacgtgcagactggagagctttgttttttgtcctgACAAAGTTGGCTTTAAAGGTCAGTGGCCTGAGGAAGGAGCCACCCTGGGGTGTTTTACTGAGCTGTTGCTCGACTGAAATGCTGCAGCCTGGCAGGAAATGAGTCACTCGCTGAAAGGGAGCTTCTCTTGGCCTTGGGTGCCTCCCCTAATCAGTATTATCcctgaaagaaaacactttcCATAGAACAATGCAATCAAATAGCTGTGCAGCCATGTTAACTGCTTCCTGCATTTGGCAAAACAACATTCTTTCAAAAATGCCTCAGGTACATTCATTTCTCTTTAGAAATGGATATAATAAAAGTATAGTTTCATAAAAATGACGCAAGAGGAcctcacaaaaacatttaacattagtattaattattttcttaacaTTGATGAGTATTCTTTATCTGCTTTGTAAACTCAGtccaataaaattttaaataaaactagaacaagcaaaaaaatattggtGGATATATCTACAAGCCAAGTTTCAATTTCAACTTCCCCTTCATGTCTCTTTTCTTATTGATGTGCTTCACTGCCACCTACTGTCATATCGAGGCTTTATGTGAAAGTAGATGTCAAAGTTAAAATGATAAtgaaatacaatataaaaataatttgtagatATTTACATGAGAAATTATTATCGAATGTACTCgcagaaatgaaaaattttacccaataagcaaataaacaaagcaaatgttaTTAATATTCACGTGAACTTTGACTAGATTTTTGGAACTATGcactattttttgaaaaaatatacacaagTTAAATAGTGCACTTAATACTGTCATCAGTATTATATAGTTTTATACCAAAAtaacaatttaataaaacataattatataacataatataaaccTAATCAGATAAACACCTGTAAAAtataacacattaaaaaaatctacattgtAAATATGagtaagaaatatttaataggTATATGAAATGCCTACTCCTACAGGAAACTACACAGCCTAATCAAAGCTAATGATTGTGCAGATTTTTTGACGAGTATGTTGAAAGTTGTGCCTgtccacaaataaaatgtacctGTCCTTTAGATGGTAACTGGTTACTTTGTTTTCAACAATAAATAGATTACTTTCCATCACGAGTATGTGAAGTATTGtgattcattaattttttttcgtaccttgttttaattttggcGTATTTATTCAGGCATATCTTGGGAGCGCTAAAGAGGAACCTCGGTCTTTATAAAGAGTTTCTCCTCCTTTCTAACCGTCTCAGTTGTCGGTGAGGCCGGCCGGGCGGATCCCACATTAgagtgaaacagaaaattaaaaagcaacacaacaacaacaataataacaacTTGGCCTTTTACCTAAATTAAGCTATCAAGCTTCCCCGAGGATATATAACAACAAGGTGGGTGAATCAGGAGTGGGACTGTCGAGGAAAAGAGGTTCCCGACCAGCTGGTGGTCAACACGCGTTGGTGTTAACATCAGCCAGGCGAGCTAATGCTAAGTCTTCGGTGTGTGCTAACGGTGGTGCGGCCAGGGCCATTTTTACCGAAACGAGGCAAAAGCAGACGGCTTGACCGCGCTGCTGAGAGAATTACGGCGCTCTTTGACGGAATTATCCGTTTATACCATGTTATTGTGTAATTTCCAGACGTCTGTACATACCAAACCGTTGAAACGAAAGTCACCAGGTTTCTACAGATATCGTCTGATTAACAGGAACAGTTCCTGTGTTACGAAACTATATATTCCATACATCTAAGCTAATGCTTAACATATATCGGCTTGTGTATGGTCGCTTTTCCTCGATTGAATCGTCAAGTCCTATAACAGTTACTTTCGGAAGCAATGTTCCTCTTAGGGTGCTGCTTTAAAAGCATAGTTTAGCACCATCTACAGAAACatacaatctggacaaatcaatttcctttaaaatgttcGAACAGAATCGTGTTATCGGGGTACAATACAAATAGAGAAGCAACAGAGATGGTTAGTAAATAGTGTATTATgttgatttgaattttatttatttacattattgaCACTTCAAATCAAGTGGAAAACGTGCATTATGTTCTCATTGTTAAGTATCTGCTTGATCTCTTGTTTATGTAAGAAAGACTCAGGGTTCAGGCTGACGTTTGAAATGTCATCCAGTCATGAAACTGTTCTGGTATTTAAACCTGAGTCACCAACCTACCTGATCTGTACAGTACTGATGTCACAACTGAAAAATCACCTGCACCGACAATAAGCTAAAGTTTCTTTTTGTCCCcatgttttattagaaaatgcAGATCAGTTAGTTTCTTTGTCAATTATTGGCAAACTGGAGTTTACAATAAAAGCTTCGCAGCCAAATCCCTCAGTTTATGCTGTAAACTAAGTTTATGCCTGTTTCtggtatttaaaatgtaagatttaaaatattacattcacAAAACCACACTGTTATACAGCTTCTGTAGTTTAATGcaattttaatgaaatgttcGACATGCTTTCTCTGCCTTTATAAAATTAGTCTGAGAAATAGTAGCAGTAATAACATAGAAGGTAAAgggcattttaaaatgatgctgCTTTCATAGAAGAGGTTAACAATGAGGCATTTTCTAGCTGTCAAAGTTGATTTATAGAGCACATTAAAAACATCTCCTAATTGTCCTAATTTATGCCTCAAATCTTTTTTCTCTGACATTGATCTGATCTTTCTTTTTACCCCTGAAagtgaacaaaattatttgttacCATGAGAATTGAAGACAATGGTTGGGAACTCACAAGCTCTGTGGCTGCTACCTGAGCAGATAGCTCCACTAATTGGCTAATATTAGCTTATTCTACTAGTACCTCTATAAAAtagtaaaaggttataaaattCTCCAcaataagaacatttattttcatttattcaatatttagtttacagGACCAGTAAAACTAATCAATATTCTATTGTATTTTGGTAGTGGTAGAAAACATAGTTTTacttttgtgccttttttatgtaaattcagTGAATATTTATATTGTACTTATTATTCTGTGGGAATCTCACAACAGCTCAAGTAGATTTAGTCTCCCCAGACATTTGCTGATACAGATGAGACACATTTTGTgagtgaaatgttttgttatcattGTCACATGTTGTATTTTCTCTTCGTATTTCTAGATGCCCTCAGCAATGAATGCAAACAGGACCGTGCAATCCGCCAGTCCAGAGGTGGGATCCGCTCCAGGGTCGATGGGCGGCTGTGGCCAGTCCGAGGTCTTGAAGCAAGTGCTGGGTGTCATCGACAAGAAGGTCCGTAacatggagaagaagaaggtaagaagaagaaatttttttttatatagctCTTTTTCAGCGGCAAGGCAGTTCAGAGTGCTTTATatgaattagaagaaaaacaaaaacaacaatagtaaaagaaaaactgcaccTTAAAATGTTCCATTTGTCATGAAgtagaaaactaaatgttggttctccgTGTTTAGTTCTTGTTCTGGGTTGATGAGTAGAGTTGAAACAGGAGGCCTGAGTGGTAGGAAGGTTGATGCAACAATAACAAgtctttattgtgttttgatCCTAAAATCCTCcacaatttataaactaataggaGTTTCTCTAGGTCTTGCTCTGAAGAGTGAAAACTCTTGGTCTGGAGAGTTTTCAGAGCAAGAAATTAGATTTAgaagtataaaactaaatgttggtaatggctttaaacagtttataatcctttttaaattctgaatgatccagaacaaaaagcatcatTTGCATTAAGTTTATAACTACTTCATCTGCTGTGTTGTTGGTTTGTCATTGCAGAGCAAACTGGATGACTACAAAGTCAGGAAGAACAAAGGAGAAGGTCTCAACCAGGACCAGCTGGTATGTACACAGAAGGGTAACATTCTCTAATTGTTTTAGTATTTGTAcaatcatttctcatttttaaccttttgtttctctttgacGTTCTTAGGAGGCTCTCTCCAAGTACCAAGAAGTTATGCACAACTTGGAATTTGCCAGGGAATTACACAAGACATTTATTACATTGGGACAAGATGTAAGaatgttttttatcttttcttctgTCAGAGTTGTGTCCATTCCAGTTTTTTCCTAACTGATCCTCTTCATCCTCAGCTCCAGAAGGTGGGGAAGAAGTCTGCACGGCGGGAGCAGCTGCAGCGAGAGGAGGCAGAGCAACGGCGGCTCAAAAACGTCCTTGAGCTGCAGTTTGTCCTTGACCGGCTGGGAGACGAAGCGGTGCGGCAGGACCTGAAGCAGGGCGTGGGAGGCTCGCCGCTCCTCACCGACGGAGACCTTTCCACGTTTGATGAGTTCTATAAGTTGGTGGGACCAGAACGGGATCAGAGCGTGAGGTTGGTGGAAGACACCGAGattcaaaaagatttttattttttatatttaacatagAGGTTCTGACTGTTAGTTTTGATGCTCGCAGGTTGATTGACCAGTACGAAGAAGCATCTGTGCACCTTTGGGACCTGCTTGAAGGGAGGGACAAGGCTGTGGTTGGAACTACATGTAAGTTTGGATCAGATTTGCTTTTCttgacaaaataacaaattactGCGATAAACATTCACAttgttttgagattattttcaagtaatatattgataatggcataataaagTAAGTTTGCGCACTCAAAATCTTGTAAAGGGACTgggaaaaaattttaatatccaaaataaaactgtaaatcaaaaagaaataaaaaccacacacaaattaaattatcaagctcattttaatttatctgccaataaTTGCTTATTCCGACAGACTTGGTTTCGTAATCTTTATATAAATTGTGCCTTCCGTTACCGTCTCCTgactaaatatataaaataatttttacagtaCAAATTGGGGCTGTAAATTTAAAGATGTCCCTTTGTGCGTCTGGGCCAATGCTGATGGAATATTAACATGTTCTAGATTTACGTTTTAATTGTCTTTGAATAATACAAAAAGTACattgcagaaaaatatttacagataagCTTTGTGTtggaaatgcagctgaaaaATCCCAACTGTACATTCAACTTTATGCATTTATTATAATGAAGTAAAGCTGACCAAATAtcgtgtttttattaattaaattttttggcatttattttagaaaacatggaTAAAACTGCTTTTGTTAATGAATGTAGATGCAATTCGATGTCCAGCTGGTGCTAATAGTTGGCaggacattttatttcctcagaTGGCTGCTGATTCAACCGTCGTCATGACAGTTTTCACTATGTTGTAGCCGACTGCAAGTGAGCAGTTTCAGACGTCTGAAAGTAGCTGGTTTAAAAGTTTCTGCATCCATGAGcgagtttttggttaaaacactTTGTGTGCAGTGACTGGACTGAAGTGATCAGGTTTAGCGGATGTGTGCGTCCTGCGCGCTCAGCGGTTTGGTCCCGGGTTTGGTGCTGCTGCATTCTGCTCCGGGGGCTGCAGGCTGATCCTGACTCAGCAGCAGGGCATGGTGCCAGGGGCCCTGTCGCCTGCGGTTCCCCTGGTCCGGTCTCTGGAGTTCTGCTGGGACGACGGTGACCCAGTTCACTGCAGGCAATCCCTTTCGCCTCATTGAGGGGTCATTTGGAGACGTAGGGGTCAAATTACAGAGGCGATTGCTTTGCACGAAGAGCCACAAAGCAAAGGAAATAACTCgttaaagtgtaaaaatgtcaCAGGGTTAGGGTAAGTCTTTGGTCAAggttttacatttgaaataattctgtttgtttttaaggctGTGATTTGTCCCAAGACTCGCTGTTACGCTTGGTAGCCAAATGattctcctttttatttgcttagttttcttttatggtGCTAAgtaatactgttttttttaaaaggggcagtagcatttaaaatatactttttgaGCTGTAtgtcatgttacaatgttattcgCTGTGGCTCCCacactcaactccttcagactagccagcatcaattagcaaacatctggtggaactgtgcatttctgagctcattgtagg contains:
- the lmo2 gene encoding rhombotin-2; protein product: MASTIERKTLEANEEPVDEVLQMPPSLLTCGGCQQSIGDRFFLKAIDQYWHEDCLSCDLCGCRLGEVGRRLYYKLGRKLCRRDYLRLFGQDGLCASCEKRIRAFEMTMRVRDKVYHLECFKCAACQKHFCVGDRYLLINSDIVCEQDIFEWTKLNNSSMV